TGTGCACGTTGGCGTCGTAATGGAAAGACAAACCGCCGAGGAAGAGCACATTGTGCACCAGGCCGATCATCATGCGAAAGGCCCACGCGCCCGTGCCGGCGATAACGCCGGTCGCCACCGCGAGCAGGCTCATCAGCAGCAGCGAACGCTGCGCTTCCAGTGGTTCCAAAGAGTGATCTTCAGAAACGTTGCGCATCATTAGCTGAGCCGAGCTTGCCGGTGACCTGCTGGGCCGCCACCAACGTGGGTGACGCCATCGCAGCGACGAGCAGTGCAAAGAACGTAAAGACTCGAACCTTCATATCCCCGATGGCGCGACACGAAACGCATCGAGCTTTCCCCTTGCGAGTCAAAACCGCGGCGCAAGCGATGAATCCGGTGTGCCAGGCCGCGGAAGCACGCTCCGCATCGAACTCCGCCGAGGTCCTCACTGCGCGCGCTCGAAATAGATGTCGTAGCGCTGCCGAGCGACCGCCTGGTAGTACACGCCGCGGAGGATGTCCTTTTCCGGGTCGTAGGTCAGCGTGTAGGTCGACCCGCCGTAGCCGCCGGCTGTCAGCTCGAGGAAGACCCGGATCTCGTTGCCGTCTCGCGTCGCTTCAGCCCTGGAGAACGGTAGCGGGTTCGGATTCGCGTAGGACGCATCGAGCTTTCCGTCGGCGCTCACACCCTTGATCGTGACCACATAGCCGCCGTCCGGCCGCACCCACCGCCCCACCAGCGAGCTGAACTCCGCTGCGGTTCGAGCGGCCGTCGTATCCGGCGGTGCTGCGGGGGTCTGCGGATGAACCGGCGCAGCACAGGTGTCGGCTGTAAGTACGAGCAGCGACAAGGCGGCCATTAGGGAGGTCGTCCTCACTGCATCAGCTCGATCTCACCCGGCCACCAGGTCTTACCGCGCCCAACGCATGCAAGTACGGGGCGGTGCGCGCGAACGCGCCCCGCCACCTCATCGCCGAAACCACGCTCAGTCATTCGGCTTGGCGGCTAGCTTCGCGGCCTCCTTCATCTGCTCCTCGGTCATCTCCGGCGGCCCTGGCTTGAAGGTGATCTTGTTGATCGTGCCGGTGAAGGTGAAGGGCACCTGGTAGTCACGCTCGTCGACGCCCGTGCGGGTGTCATAGCCGACGTCCAGCCACTCGTCGACGGCCTCGAGGGCCGGCACCGTGTGCGGGATGGTCTGCTTCGCCACGACCTCCCCATCAACCGACAGCACGCCCGTTCCGCCCTTGGCGAGACCCGGGCCGTCGTACTTGAAGTCAAACACGACCGTATGTCGGCCCGGCGCGATCGCCTGCTTGCCTTCCCAACGGAAGCGCTCGAGGTCGAGCAGGTTGTAGGTGAAGACCGGCTTGCCCTTCAGCAGGTACAGGCCCCAGCCGTCGAAGCGGCCGCCCTCGGTGATGAGCATGCCCTCGCCTCCGCCTTTCGGGATGTCGATGTCGGCGGTGATCGTGAAGTCGCGGGCGACGTAGGGCGGCATGGCGCCCAGCGCGATCGAGATCGGAGCGTTGTAGCTGAACTCGGTCATGCCGGGCGAGCCGCTCGGACGCGGTTGGAGGATGCGCTGGAAGCCCTCGTTGTTGAGGGGGAACACGTTGTACTTCCACGCCTCCTTGACGAAGAGCTTCTGCATCTCCTTCAGCTTCTCGGGGTACTTCTTCGAGACGTCCGTGTACTGGGTCCAGTCCTTCCTGAGATCGTAGAGCTCCCACTCGTAGTCGAGCGGGTCCGGCAGCTTGACGCCGGGGTTGTTGTTCCACGGCGCGATGGCCACCTTGGTGTTCGCGTACCAGCCCTCGTGGTAGATGGCGCGCTCGCCGATCATCTCGAAGTACTGCGTCTTGTGTCTCGACGGCACGTTGGGATCGGCGTCGAAGGTGTAGACCATGCTCACGCCTTCGATCGGCTTCTGCTTGATGCCGTCCACGTACTCGGGCGCGGGGATGCCGGCCGCCTCGAGGATCGTCGGCACCACGTCAATCACGTGGTGGAACTGGTTGCGGATGCCGCCCTTGTCCTTGATGCGCGCCGGCCACGAGATGACCATGCCGCTGCGGTTGCCGCCGAGGTAGGAGGCGACCTGCTTCATCCACTTGTAGGGCGTATCGAAGGCCCAGGTCCAGGCCACCGCCATGTGCGGCGCGGTCTCGGGCCCGCCCCACAGGTCGTAGAAGTGGGCCAACTGGTCCTTCACCGGGACGTCGACCCCGTTGTACGCCGCCAGGTCGTTGGGGGTGCCGATCGTGGTGCCCTCAGCGCTGTTGCCGTTGTCGCCCTGCAGGTAGATGACGAGCGTGTTGTCGAGCTTGCCCTGGCGCTCGATCTCGTCGATCACGCGGCCGGCCTCGTGGTCGGTGTAGGCGTGGTAGGCGGCGAACACCTCCACCTGCTTGATGAACATCTTCTTGTCGTCGGCGGTCAGCTCGTCCCACTCCTTCAGACTGGCTGGCGGCCCCTTGGGCCAGGGCGTCAGCTTGGCATCGGGTGGGATCACGCCGAGCTTCTTCTGATTGGCGAAGATCGTCTCGCGCAGCTTGTTCCAGCCCTCGTCGAAGAGGTGCAGCTTGCTGATCTTGTCGATCCACTCCTTGGTCGGTTGGTGGGGCGAGTGCGTGCCCCCCGGCGCGTAGTAGAGCAGGAAGGGCTTGTCGGGATGCGTGGCGTCGATCCTGCGCAGCCAGTCGATGGCCTCGTCGGCCATCGCAGTGGTCAGGTTCCAGGTGCCCGGGGGCTTGCCCCGCCAGGGGAAGATCGCCGTGTGGTTGCGGAAGAGGTACGGCGTCCACTGGTCGGTCTCGCCCACCGGGAAGCCGTAGAAGTACTCGAAGCCGTAGCCCGAGGGCCACTGGTCGAAGGGCCCGACCTCGGTTGCGACCCACGTGGGCGTGTTGTGGTCCTTGCCGAACCACGAGGTCGCGTAGCCGTTGTCCTGGAGGATGCGTCCGATGGTCGCCCGGTCCTCGGTGATGATGGCGTCGTAGCCCGGGAATCCGGTGGACACCTCGGCGATCACGCCGAAGCCCATCGTGTGGTGGTTGCGCCCGCTGATCGTCCCGGCACGTGTCGGCGAGCACAGCGCGGCGTTGTGCATCTGCGTGTAGCGCAGGCCGTTGGCGGCGAGCTTGTCGAGGGTCGGGCTCGGGATCACGCCGCCGAAGGTGCTCGAGGTGGCGAAGCCGGAGTCGTCGATCTGGACCAGCAGCACGTTCGGCGCGCCCTTGGGCGGCACGATACGCGGCGGCCACCACGCGGTGGAATCCTTGACGTCTTCCTTGATCACACCGCCGAACTTCGGCGCCGGCGCCGGGAGCTGGTTGCCCGGGAGGGTGGTGGTGGCGCTCGGCGTGCCGGGCTTACCGGTGGTCTGCACCGGCGCGGTGATCACCAGTGGCTGGCCGACCTCGATCTCCGTCGAGGACAGCTGGTTCACCTTCATCAGCTCCTTCACCGTCACACCGAAGCGCTCGGCGATGGCGTCGAGGTCGTCTCCCTTGACTACGGTGTAGATCGAGGTCGCGACGTCGAACGTCCCCTCGGCGTGATGGCGTGGCCCCTGATCGGCCTGCGCGGGTGCGCCGACTTCAACAAAGAGCAGCAGGACAAGGATCCTACTGACTTTCCGCACTGCGGACCGGTGCCACTCTGGAAATCGCATGCTGCCTCCTCCTTACTTTTAGTTTCATTTTTGGTTTCATTACCAATGCTGTGAGCGCCTCAATCTATCAACGAAGTGTTACAGTATTGTTACGAAAGAGTACCGCTCTCTGGGATCGCCCGGCTAACGTATAGCACGCGGGAGAATTACCAAAATAAGACTAGCTGCACATGGGTATCACATCAAGAGCCTACGCATTGGCCTATTGGATGAGTAGAATGCCAAGCGCCGGCAGTCAATCCCACTTCTTGTTCAATTCACCGAAAGCGGCGTCCTGCAGAGCGGATAAAGCGGCTTCATTGGTGCCAGACATAGCAGTTCTCCTACTTTGTCATTTCCCGCCCGCCGGTTCGGCTACCGACGGTGCCGCGTCAAAGCTGCCGCCCAGCGCGAGATGCAGCTGGATGCGGTTGGCGATCTGTGCGTTGCGCAACTGGATGACGTTCGATTCCACGCCGATTTGTTCCGACTGTAACTGTTCCACCCACAGGAGGTCCCTCCTCCCCGCCTGGTACTGCTCGATGGCGAGCTGCACGGCCGCATTGCGATCCACCAGGGCGTGCTGCTCATACCCGAGGCGCTTCTCCAGTATCTGCTCGCTGGCAAGCACATCCTCGACCTCGCGGAACGCATTCAGCACGACGCTGCCATAGTTGGCCACGGCCTGCGCCTGCTGTGCGGTGGCGATCTTCACCTGGGCGCGCAGGGCCCCGCCTTCATAGATCGGGATGGCCATGCCGATCGCGGCGGACGCAAGCCACGGACTGAGCCGCAGCTGCCTGATGAGATGATCGCCCAGACGCTCGCCGACGAGCGAGATCGAGAGATCGGGCAGCAGCGCGAGCCGGGCCGCCTCTTCCTGTCGGAACGCCGCCAGCACCAGACGCTCGGCCGCGACCAGGTCGGGCCGCCGTTGCAGCAGCGATGCAGGCACCCCGGCGCCTACGGGCGGAGGCAAAGGAGGATAAACCGCCGCCGCCTCGATCTCGGCCGCCGGATAGCGACCAAGTAGCAACTCGAGGGCGCGACGCGCCTTGCCGTAGGTATTGCGCGCCGCTTCGAGCTCGCTTTGGGCGGTTTCCAGCCTGGCACGCGCATCGACCACGTCCAGGTCCGAGCTCTTTCCGGCGGCCTGCCTGATCTTTGCTAGATCAAGCAGCTTGCCGTAGACCTCGACGGCCCGTTCGGCGAGCGCAAGGAGCTGGCGCGCCTCGGTCGTGAGATACCAGCTCAGCGCCACCGTCGCGGCAAGCGATTGACGCGCGTAGGCAAAATCGAGCGCGGTGGCCTCGAAAGCCGCCGTGGCGGCGGCACGCTGGGCGCGCAACCGGCCCCAGACATCAAGCTCCCACGCCACGCCCAGTGAGGCGACCGTATGGCTGAACGTGTGCTTGACCTCGTCCTCGTGACCGAAGTCGTGGGTCTTCTTGGCGCCAAGTTGCCCGCCGATCTGCGGCAGCAGTTGCGCGCCAACCACGACTGCGGACTGCCGGGCGATCGCCACGCGATCTACCGCCTGGCGCAAATCCAGGTTGTTCGCGAGGGCCTCGGCGACCATGGCATCCAGCACAGGGTCGTGGAACGACTTCAGCCAGTGGTCGGCCACCGCGCCGGTATCCGCGTCGGCTTTCCATGCGGCAGGAATTCGCGTCCCCTCCGGCAGCGCCTGATCGACCACCTCGGTCTGCGTCGGTGGCGTCTGCAGCGCGCAGCCGGCAAGCGCCAGGTTGAGGACGACGATGCTGCCGATTGCACGCATCAGCCGGAGAACGGATATAGCCAGTTGAACCAGCTGTAGGCGCGGATGCCGATCTTGCGCAGCACCACGAAGCCACTGGAGGGGTTGGTATAGATCGCCGCGCGCGCCTGTGTGCCGATCGGGAACCTCGACTGATCCGCCCCGTCGAGATGGATCGCCACCGCAAACTGACCCTGCGGGACCTCGGTCGGCTCATAGGCGAAATTGGGCAGCGTGCCGCTTGGCAGCATTTGTCCCGCCCCGCTCCCCTGCCAGATCGCCTGGACCTTGCCCTTGAAGATCTGGCCCGGGTAGAGGTCGATCGCGATCTCGGCCTCCTGCCCCGTCTTCACGTACTTGAGGTTCTCCTGGAAATAGTTGGCCAGCAGATAACGGTCGGCATCGCAGATGAACGAGGCGATGGCGCCGAAACGGACAATGCCGGCAACCATGCCGGGACGCACCTGCAGGTTGATGATGTAACCATCATCGGGGGCCACCATCAGGGTGTTGTCGAGGTAAAAGCGCGCCAGGTCGAGCTGGGCCTCAATGGTGGCGACGGACGTGTTGACGCCGTTGATCTCGGAATTGTAACGCAACTCTGCGCGCACAAGCTCGGCCTGCGCCTCCTTGATCGAGGCCTCGTCGGCGGCGACCTGCGCGGTCCACTTCTGCGCGTCTTCTTCCGGACCGGCGCCGCGGCTGGCGAGATCGGTCGAAAGCTTCTGCTGGTAGCGCGCGTAGGTCAGGTCGCTTTTGAGCTTGACTATCTTTTGTGCCGAGACATCCATGTCGGTCTTCAGCACCTTTACGTCCTGCTTCGCCTTGGCAAGCTCCGCCTCGAGTTCCCTGACCTTGTACTCGTAGGGCCGGCGGTCGAACTGGAACAGCGGCTGCCCCTTCTTCACCGGCACGTTCGGCTCTACCAGCACATCGGTGACCAGCGTGGGCTCGGACAGACGAGGGATTAGCTGGATGGTGTGCTGGATTACCTTCGCGTCGGTGGAGTAGGGCGTCATGAAGCGCAGGCCGATCAGGAAGATGAGCAGCAAATGAACCCCGACAAAGACCGTGACGAGAGCCCAGGTGATGTTGAATTTCATCCATTTGAACTTGAAAAATGTGAGCCACACGACGAGGGCATACACGAACAGCAGGACGAAACCGAGGAGCATGCGATGTTCTCCTCAGCGCGTCGTGTCGTTGTCCGGCACCGGCTTCTCTCCCGCCGGCGCCTGCGTCTTTTCCTTGTCCGCTGCCCCCTTGAGGCGGGCGATATCCTCTTCGGTCGCCCTCGCCTCCTCGGCGGGGAAGCGCCGGATGTCCACGACATCGGTCGGCTTGAACGCCCAGATAAAGGCTTGGATCCACGGCACGACCGTTAGGAACCCCGCGTATCCCATGATCTTCACCGCCTCGGCCTCCGGGTGCTTGCGGGCAATGGCGATCTGGCCCGGCAGTCCCGCGATCCACAGCAGGATCACAATCACCGCGATGGCGGACGCTAAGGCCGTGGCGAAGGTCAGGTAGTCCCAGATGGTCAATTCAAAT
The window above is part of the Gammaproteobacteria bacterium genome. Proteins encoded here:
- a CDS encoding TolC family protein → MRAIGSIVVLNLALAGCALQTPPTQTEVVDQALPEGTRIPAAWKADADTGAVADHWLKSFHDPVLDAMVAEALANNLDLRQAVDRVAIARQSAVVVGAQLLPQIGGQLGAKKTHDFGHEDEVKHTFSHTVASLGVAWELDVWGRLRAQRAAATAAFEATALDFAYARQSLAATVALSWYLTTEARQLLALAERAVEVYGKLLDLAKIRQAAGKSSDLDVVDARARLETAQSELEAARNTYGKARRALELLLGRYPAAEIEAAAVYPPLPPPVGAGVPASLLQRRPDLVAAERLVLAAFRQEEAARLALLPDLSISLVGERLGDHLIRQLRLSPWLASAAIGMAIPIYEGGALRAQVKIATAQQAQAVANYGSVVLNAFREVEDVLASEQILEKRLGYEQHALVDRNAAVQLAIEQYQAGRRDLLWVEQLQSEQIGVESNVIQLRNAQIANRIQLHLALGGSFDAAPSVAEPAGGK
- a CDS encoding superinfection immunity protein, with protein sequence MLGFELTIWDYLTFATALASAIAVIVILLWIAGLPGQIAIARKHPEAEAVKIMGYAGFLTVVPWIQAFIWAFKPTDVVDIRRFPAEEARATEEDIARLKGAADKEKTQAPAGEKPVPDNDTTR
- a CDS encoding efflux RND transporter periplasmic adaptor subunit, with protein sequence MLLGFVLLFVYALVVWLTFFKFKWMKFNITWALVTVFVGVHLLLIFLIGLRFMTPYSTDAKVIQHTIQLIPRLSEPTLVTDVLVEPNVPVKKGQPLFQFDRRPYEYKVRELEAELAKAKQDVKVLKTDMDVSAQKIVKLKSDLTYARYQQKLSTDLASRGAGPEEDAQKWTAQVAADEASIKEAQAELVRAELRYNSEINGVNTSVATIEAQLDLARFYLDNTLMVAPDDGYIINLQVRPGMVAGIVRFGAIASFICDADRYLLANYFQENLKYVKTGQEAEIAIDLYPGQIFKGKVQAIWQGSGAGQMLPSGTLPNFAYEPTEVPQGQFAVAIHLDGADQSRFPIGTQARAAIYTNPSSGFVVLRKIGIRAYSWFNWLYPFSG
- a CDS encoding sulfatase-like hydrolase/transferase → MRFPEWHRSAVRKVSRILVLLLFVEVGAPAQADQGPRHHAEGTFDVATSIYTVVKGDDLDAIAERFGVTVKELMKVNQLSSTEIEVGQPLVITAPVQTTGKPGTPSATTTLPGNQLPAPAPKFGGVIKEDVKDSTAWWPPRIVPPKGAPNVLLVQIDDSGFATSSTFGGVIPSPTLDKLAANGLRYTQMHNAALCSPTRAGTISGRNHHTMGFGVIAEVSTGFPGYDAIITEDRATIGRILQDNGYATSWFGKDHNTPTWVATEVGPFDQWPSGYGFEYFYGFPVGETDQWTPYLFRNHTAIFPWRGKPPGTWNLTTAMADEAIDWLRRIDATHPDKPFLLYYAPGGTHSPHQPTKEWIDKISKLHLFDEGWNKLRETIFANQKKLGVIPPDAKLTPWPKGPPASLKEWDELTADDKKMFIKQVEVFAAYHAYTDHEAGRVIDEIERQGKLDNTLVIYLQGDNGNSAEGTTIGTPNDLAAYNGVDVPVKDQLAHFYDLWGGPETAPHMAVAWTWAFDTPYKWMKQVASYLGGNRSGMVISWPARIKDKGGIRNQFHHVIDVVPTILEAAGIPAPEYVDGIKQKPIEGVSMVYTFDADPNVPSRHKTQYFEMIGERAIYHEGWYANTKVAIAPWNNNPGVKLPDPLDYEWELYDLRKDWTQYTDVSKKYPEKLKEMQKLFVKEAWKYNVFPLNNEGFQRILQPRPSGSPGMTEFSYNAPISIALGAMPPYVARDFTITADIDIPKGGGEGMLITEGGRFDGWGLYLLKGKPVFTYNLLDLERFRWEGKQAIAPGRHTVVFDFKYDGPGLAKGGTGVLSVDGEVVAKQTIPHTVPALEAVDEWLDVGYDTRTGVDERDYQVPFTFTGTINKITFKPGPPEMTEEQMKEAAKLAAKPND